One region of uncultured Methanolobus sp. genomic DNA includes:
- a CDS encoding proteasome-activating nucleotidase: MSNSSAESPIDSISSKIKTQIESDSLDEKDVESLLHEIELLKVNNENMRAKLLESSMLANNYLEETNKLRRQIEQLTTPPLFIATVMEVDNGQALIRQHGNNQEVVTKIPTNLDVEAGMRVCVNAAFSIISIISRAADVRAQVMELINSPGIDYDMIGGLDDVLKEVIESVELPLLEPELFEKIGIEPPTGVLMYGAPGTGKTLIAKAVASRANATFIRMSGSDLVQKFVGEGARLVKDVFQMARDKSPSILFIDEIDAVGGMRTHDGTTGSAEVNRTMLQLLAEMDGFDATKNVKVIAATNRIDLLDPALLRPGRFDRVIEVPLPDEKGRSEIFKIHTRKMNLADDVDFDKLAKMTNALSGADIKVITKEAGMFVLRRRGESITMQDLLEAYEKVVSEEEEQNTPHSMFA; encoded by the coding sequence ATGTCAAATAGCAGTGCAGAATCACCAATTGACAGCATTAGTTCAAAAATCAAGACGCAGATAGAGTCTGACAGTCTTGACGAAAAAGATGTAGAATCATTACTTCACGAGATCGAATTACTTAAAGTCAATAACGAAAACATGCGGGCAAAATTGCTTGAATCAAGCATGCTTGCAAACAATTACCTTGAAGAAACAAATAAGCTCAGAAGACAGATAGAGCAGCTTACAACCCCGCCGCTGTTCATCGCCACAGTTATGGAGGTGGATAATGGACAGGCACTTATCAGGCAGCACGGCAACAATCAGGAAGTTGTGACAAAGATCCCGACCAACCTTGATGTGGAGGCAGGCATGAGAGTATGCGTGAATGCCGCATTCTCTATTATATCTATAATATCCAGAGCCGCCGATGTACGCGCGCAGGTCATGGAACTTATTAATTCCCCGGGAATCGACTATGATATGATAGGCGGCCTTGATGATGTGTTGAAAGAGGTTATTGAGTCTGTGGAACTGCCGCTACTTGAACCTGAACTATTCGAGAAGATAGGCATCGAGCCTCCCACAGGTGTGCTGATGTACGGCGCCCCGGGCACAGGAAAAACACTCATTGCAAAGGCAGTTGCCTCAAGAGCAAACGCCACATTCATAAGAATGTCCGGTTCAGACCTTGTGCAGAAGTTTGTCGGCGAGGGCGCGCGTCTGGTCAAAGATGTGTTCCAGATGGCCCGCGACAAGTCCCCATCCATCCTTTTCATTGATGAGATAGATGCAGTAGGTGGCATGCGTACACACGACGGCACAACAGGTTCAGCAGAAGTGAACCGTACAATGCTTCAGCTTCTTGCCGAGATGGATGGTTTTGACGCAACAAAGAATGTCAAGGTTATTGCTGCAACCAACAGGATAGATCTTCTTGACCCTGCGCTGCTCCGTCCCGGACGTTTTGACCGTGTGATCGAAGTTCCACTTCCTGATGAGAAGGGCAGAAGCGAGATATTCAAGATCCACACCCGTAAAATGAATCTTGCAGATGATGTGGACTTTGATAAACTTGCAAAAATGACAAATGCTCTCAGTGGCGCCGATATAAAAGTCATCACAAAGGAAGCAGGTATGTTCGTCCTTAGAAGACGTGGAGAAAGCATAACCATGCAGGACCTTCTTGAAGCATACGAAAAGGTTGTTTCCGAGGAAGAAGAACAGAATACACCACACAGTATGTTTGCATAA
- a CDS encoding P-loop NTPase fold protein — MDYDFPEFNIVLAGIVAFLGTIAAFKEYINKIFQNPFEMDLKKCLESPDYTNYVTFVEKFHDDFSKVVDAYSNNSKVYIFIDDLDRCEIPTAADLMQAINLLIANDPNLVFIIGMDRMKVASGIAAKNKDLLPYLYSSNPSNKYTFNGDLHLFGLNYGYEFMEKFIQVPFSVPKPDKVNVQNYIKELLRQEPQKQNDSLVTLVKRGCQFCWG, encoded by the coding sequence ATGGACTATGATTTTCCAGAATTTAATATTGTTCTTGCAGGAATTGTTGCTTTTCTTGGAACAATTGCAGCTTTTAAAGAGTATATAAACAAAATATTTCAAAACCCATTCGAAATGGACCTGAAGAAGTGCTTGGAGTCACCTGATTATACCAATTATGTAACATTTGTTGAAAAATTCCACGATGACTTTTCTAAAGTAGTTGATGCATATTCAAATAATTCCAAAGTGTATATTTTCATAGATGATCTCGATCGCTGTGAAATACCAACAGCTGCAGATTTAATGCAAGCAATTAATCTTCTTATTGCTAACGATCCAAATCTTGTATTTATAATAGGTATGGACAGGATGAAAGTAGCTTCAGGCATAGCCGCGAAAAACAAAGACTTGCTTCCCTACCTTTATTCATCAAATCCATCAAACAAGTATACATTCAACGGGGATCTTCACTTGTTTGGTTTGAACTATGGTTATGAATTCATGGAGAAATTTATTCAGGTTCCATTTTCAGTTCCAAAACCAGATAAAGTAAATGTTCAGAATTACATAAAAGAACTTCTTCGTCAAGAGCCTCAAAAACAAAATGATAGTTTAGTGACATTGGTAAAACGGGGCTGTCAATTTTGTTGGGGTTGA
- a CDS encoding DUF131 domain-containing protein yields MFGTYLIVSGMLMIVVGFALICISGVINSKNTEKRDEYFLKANSGSFYSSSGGNEYSPVSDKTEVRGGGLIMLGPIPIIIGSDNKSARTLMILAIVLMLLYFLIFM; encoded by the coding sequence ATGTTTGGAACTTATTTGATTGTCAGTGGGATGCTTATGATAGTGGTTGGTTTTGCGTTAATTTGTATTTCAGGTGTAATTAACTCTAAAAACACAGAAAAAAGAGATGAATACTTTTTAAAAGCAAATTCTGGTTCCTTTTACTCTTCATCTGGTGGTAATGAATATAGTCCGGTTTCTGATAAAACAGAGGTAAGGGGAGGCGGTCTCATCATGTTAGGCCCCATTCCGATTATAATCGGTTCAGATAACAAGAGTGCCAGGACATTGATGATACTGGCAATTGTGCTGATGCTGTTGTATTTCCTGATATTCATGTGA
- a CDS encoding class I SAM-dependent methyltransferase, translated as MLKPTINDFISLLPTNPQVLDLGCGPEHESMRLNQAGAKVIGIDFSEKCIDIARQRCPQCKFEVNDFRFLDDIYGKFEGVFACASLVHINPEELGDVLSNIQKVLVDGGYVAIVIVEGEGINEKFSILEVEGKKLNRTFYLYTRNYLREEAEKAGLEYVREGYLDEKLKRDGWRNYLFKSGWRNEK; from the coding sequence ATACTGAAACCGACAATAAATGATTTTATCTCATTATTACCGACAAATCCACAAGTTCTTGACCTCGGTTGCGGACCGGAACATGAGAGCATGAGATTGAACCAGGCAGGAGCAAAAGTTATAGGTATTGATTTCAGTGAAAAATGTATTGACATTGCACGTCAACGTTGCCCTCAATGTAAATTTGAAGTAAATGATTTTCGTTTTTTAGATGATATATATGGAAAATTTGAAGGCGTTTTTGCCTGTGCATCATTGGTCCATATAAATCCTGAGGAATTAGGAGATGTTTTGAGTAATATACAAAAAGTACTGGTTGATGGTGGCTATGTTGCTATTGTTATTGTTGAGGGAGAAGGCATCAATGAAAAATTCAGTATACTAGAAGTGGAAGGGAAAAAATTGAATCGGACTTTCTACTTATATACGCGAAATTACCTGCGTGAAGAGGCTGAAAAAGCAGGCTTGGAATATGTCCGTGAAGGCTATCTTGATGAGAAACTAAAGAGAGATGGCTGGCGGAACTATCTGTTCAAATCCGGATGGAGAAATGAAAAATAA
- a CDS encoding IS66 family transposase, whose amino-acid sequence MEREEILAVYEAGPEAVIELVTRLLGIIEQQALQIAQLEERVKHLEEMLDKNSCNSSKPPSTDSYARKKPKVKAQRKKSDRSAGGQNGHPGTTLRMNDEPDELVVHHIDKCIKCGGSLVSVSPDYERRQVFDIPLITIKCIEHRCEIKKCPECSHMNKAVFPDGVTQPTQYGHRVRSFAVYLHTNQLLPYQRVVKLFSDILGCRISPATIVNIERNCYDKLEAFESGVRYLLKQSHAINLDETGLRINASRNWLHVAGTKNLTYYFVHKKRGSQAMDAMGILPGYTGVATHDFWKPYYKYDCQHSLCNAHLLRELTGVAEYSDQEWPKLMGDLLVCIKHQVDNGLLDTELIQKFSEDYDHITCYGMNEIPPDPESDVQSKKRGRKKQTAAKNLLDRFMRFKEDILRFMYDPDVSFDNNQAERDIRMTKVQQKISGTFRSEQGARNFCRIRGYVSTVNKKSLSVIDSISEIFNGNPLVYLLQN is encoded by the coding sequence ATGGAACGAGAAGAAATACTTGCGGTTTATGAAGCTGGTCCAGAAGCAGTAATAGAACTTGTAACTCGATTACTTGGAATCATTGAACAACAAGCTCTCCAAATTGCACAGCTTGAAGAACGTGTCAAGCATCTGGAAGAAATGCTTGATAAGAATAGTTGCAATAGTAGCAAACCACCTTCTACTGATTCTTATGCACGGAAAAAACCGAAGGTAAAAGCTCAGAGAAAAAAGAGTGATCGATCTGCTGGTGGACAAAATGGTCATCCGGGTACTACACTGAGAATGAATGATGAACCGGATGAACTTGTTGTTCATCATATAGACAAATGCATCAAGTGTGGGGGATCGTTAGTTTCTGTGTCCCCTGATTATGAAAGAAGACAGGTCTTTGACATTCCTCTAATAACCATCAAGTGCATTGAACATCGCTGTGAGATAAAAAAATGTCCTGAATGTTCTCATATGAACAAAGCAGTTTTTCCGGATGGTGTAACTCAGCCAACTCAATATGGTCATCGAGTTAGGTCCTTTGCAGTTTATTTGCACACTAACCAGCTACTTCCCTATCAGCGTGTTGTCAAATTGTTCTCTGATATTTTAGGATGCAGGATCAGTCCTGCTACAATAGTGAACATCGAACGCAATTGCTATGATAAACTTGAAGCATTTGAAAGCGGAGTGAGATATCTCCTGAAGCAATCTCATGCTATCAACCTTGATGAAACAGGTTTAAGAATAAACGCATCCCGTAATTGGCTTCATGTAGCAGGTACTAAGAACCTCACATATTATTTTGTACATAAAAAAAGAGGGTCGCAAGCAATGGACGCCATGGGTATCCTGCCAGGTTATACTGGTGTTGCAACACATGATTTCTGGAAACCGTACTACAAATATGATTGCCAGCATTCATTATGTAATGCACATCTGTTAAGAGAGTTAACCGGAGTTGCTGAATACAGTGATCAAGAGTGGCCAAAGCTAATGGGTGATCTGTTGGTGTGCATCAAACACCAGGTAGATAATGGTCTTTTAGATACTGAACTAATTCAAAAGTTCAGTGAGGATTATGATCACATTACCTGTTATGGAATGAACGAAATTCCTCCTGATCCGGAATCAGATGTGCAGTCTAAAAAACGAGGACGTAAGAAGCAAACTGCAGCAAAGAACCTGCTGGATCGGTTCATGAGGTTTAAGGAGGATATCTTGCGGTTTATGTACGACCCGGACGTTTCGTTTGATAACAATCAGGCGGAAAGAGATATCAGAATGACGAAGGTACAGCAGAAGATATCAGGTACTTTCCGTAGTGAACAAGGGGCTAGAAATTTCTGCCGCATTAGAGGATACGTTTCTACTGTGAACAAGAAATCTCTATCGGTTATAGACTCGATTAGTGAAATATTCAATGGGAATCCACTTGTTTATTTATTGCAGAATTGA
- the uvrB gene encoding excinuclease ABC subunit UvrB, which translates to MRPFKLVSEYSPKGDQPKAISRLTEGMLAGKKHQTLLGVTGSGKTFTVANVIQNVQKPTLVIAHNKTLAAQLFSEFRAFFPDNAVEYFVSYYDYYQPEAYLPTTDTYIEKDASINEEIDRLRLSATKSLLERKDVIVVSSVSCIYNLGSPEEWRAMSVMLTPGMEIDRPAFLESLINIQYERNDVDFTQGTFRLRGDTIEIFPAQEKEGIRIELFGDEIDRIAYFDTVTGKALEEVLPGDTIGIYPAKHFVMPEEYIDKALGTIEAELHDRLAVLRSENRLLEAQRLEQRTKFDMEMVRELGYCSGIENYSRHFDGRRPGEPPSSLLNFFPEDYLLVIDESHVTIPQIRGMHNGDRARKQSLVEYGFRLPSALDNRPLRYDEFERRLDNVIYVSATPAEYEVEKSKAVVEQIIRPTGLVDPDISVRPVENQVDDLIGEIRKVTEKGFRTLVTTLTKRMSEDLTEYLLELGIRVRYMHSDIDTLQRAEIVRDLRKGEFDVLIGINLLREGLDIPEVAFVAILDADKEGFLRSERSLIQTIGRASRNSEGRVILYADNMTGSMERAINETERRRKLQMEFNEKHGITPTTIRKALQKELVEGEKYHPTSGVMAIAEDASAREIKDIIIDLEADMHLAAKNLEFERAAELRDRIKELREEYSL; encoded by the coding sequence ATGCGTCCTTTCAAACTGGTTTCGGAGTATAGTCCAAAGGGTGACCAGCCCAAAGCAATTTCCCGGCTAACTGAGGGTATGCTTGCAGGAAAAAAGCACCAGACTTTGCTTGGTGTGACGGGTTCCGGGAAAACTTTTACTGTGGCTAATGTAATTCAGAATGTGCAGAAACCCACTCTGGTTATTGCTCACAACAAAACCCTTGCAGCGCAGCTCTTTTCGGAGTTCCGGGCGTTCTTCCCGGATAATGCTGTGGAGTATTTTGTCAGTTATTATGATTATTACCAGCCTGAGGCTTATTTGCCTACAACTGATACTTACATTGAAAAGGATGCGTCAATCAACGAAGAAATTGATCGGCTGAGACTTTCGGCAACCAAGTCTTTGCTGGAGCGCAAAGACGTGATTGTGGTTTCCAGTGTATCCTGTATTTACAACCTGGGTTCTCCTGAAGAGTGGAGGGCTATGTCTGTTATGCTTACCCCCGGAATGGAGATAGACAGGCCGGCTTTCCTTGAGTCGTTGATCAATATTCAATACGAGAGAAACGATGTTGATTTTACTCAGGGTACTTTCCGCTTGCGTGGGGATACTATTGAGATCTTCCCTGCACAGGAGAAGGAGGGAATCAGGATCGAGCTTTTTGGTGATGAGATAGACAGGATAGCTTATTTTGACACGGTTACCGGAAAAGCGCTGGAGGAAGTTCTTCCAGGGGATACTATTGGCATCTATCCTGCCAAGCACTTCGTTATGCCGGAAGAATATATTGACAAGGCGCTGGGCACAATTGAAGCTGAACTTCATGACAGGCTTGCTGTGCTGAGGTCGGAGAATCGTTTACTTGAGGCTCAAAGGCTGGAGCAGAGGACCAAGTTTGACATGGAGATGGTCCGTGAGCTTGGTTATTGTAGCGGTATTGAGAATTACTCCCGGCACTTTGACGGCCGCCGTCCCGGTGAGCCTCCATCGTCCCTGCTTAATTTCTTCCCTGAAGATTATCTTCTTGTTATTGATGAGTCGCATGTGACCATCCCGCAGATTCGTGGAATGCACAACGGTGACAGGGCAAGGAAGCAGTCGCTGGTGGAGTATGGTTTCAGGCTGCCTTCGGCTCTTGATAACAGGCCGCTTCGTTATGATGAGTTTGAAAGAAGACTTGACAATGTGATCTATGTTTCTGCAACCCCTGCGGAGTATGAGGTTGAGAAGAGCAAGGCTGTGGTGGAGCAGATCATCAGGCCAACTGGTCTTGTTGATCCTGATATTTCTGTCAGGCCGGTTGAGAATCAGGTGGATGACCTCATCGGTGAGATCCGCAAGGTTACGGAGAAGGGATTCAGGACTCTTGTGACGACGCTGACCAAGAGGATGTCCGAGGATCTGACGGAGTATCTTCTGGAACTGGGTATCAGGGTGCGTTATATGCATTCGGATATCGATACTCTTCAACGTGCAGAGATCGTCAGGGATTTGAGAAAAGGAGAGTTTGATGTGCTTATAGGAATCAACCTGCTGCGAGAGGGTCTTGATATTCCAGAGGTTGCTTTTGTTGCAATACTGGATGCTGACAAGGAGGGTTTCCTGCGCTCGGAGCGCTCGCTTATCCAGACCATCGGACGTGCTTCGAGAAATTCAGAAGGACGTGTCATTCTCTATGCTGACAATATGACCGGCTCTATGGAGCGTGCTATTAACGAAACTGAAAGGCGCCGTAAGCTCCAGATGGAGTTTAACGAGAAGCACGGTATTACGCCAACAACTATCCGCAAGGCTCTGCAGAAGGAGCTTGTGGAGGGCGAGAAATACCATCCCACGTCCGGTGTTATGGCTATTGCCGAGGACGCTTCGGCACGCGAGATCAAAGATATTATCATCGATCTTGAAGCTGATATGCACCTTGCCGCCAAGAATCTTGAATTCGAGAGGGCGGCAGAACTTCGAGACAGGATAAAGGAGCTTCGAGAAGAGTATTCTCTGTGA
- a CDS encoding ISH3 family transposase, producing the protein MSLLSFNSSPHSKVELRPKKCIDSVLKPLTDNIDIKINGSLTCKDLFYASICMSIENSSIHSMSKHYQDIPCETSTRYHLRKLNLEELVRINNKILLQGPINTLKTDKEYEFAIDFTNDPYYGGTDSSNENYVIRSQAKKSTNSFYSYASLSIINKNERFTISVLPVERSKTTVYYLNCFIDTLNDLDLKIKVLCLDRGFYSVDVFRFLQDEKIPHITPVVKRGNKIKLLLIGRSARSAKYVMKNPQKEEVSLDIVIDVKYLKGKRNKTGCENLGFVVYGLKWKPRKISSVYRRRFAIESSYRMRNIVKPKTSTRDVTLRYFFALVSFLIRNTWLFIQKKHFTIVKQGPQIIDEDKFRFDRFILFVGEWLRRKMKIQLVVRCLR; encoded by the coding sequence ATGTCATTACTATCATTCAATTCAAGCCCTCATTCTAAAGTTGAATTAAGACCGAAAAAATGCATTGACTCTGTCTTAAAACCGCTTACAGATAATATTGATATCAAAATCAATGGTTCTCTTACCTGTAAAGACCTATTTTATGCTTCAATATGTATGTCCATAGAGAATAGTTCAATCCACTCTATGTCAAAACACTATCAAGATATCCCTTGTGAAACATCTACAAGATATCATCTCAGGAAACTGAATCTTGAAGAGCTTGTTCGAATAAATAATAAAATCCTGCTTCAAGGTCCTATTAATACTCTGAAAACGGATAAGGAATATGAGTTTGCTATCGATTTCACAAATGACCCTTACTATGGAGGAACTGATTCATCCAATGAAAACTATGTGATACGTAGTCAGGCCAAGAAGTCAACAAACTCATTTTATTCATACGCTTCGTTATCCATAATAAACAAGAACGAGAGATTTACTATATCTGTTCTTCCAGTAGAAAGAAGCAAAACAACAGTCTATTACCTCAACTGTTTTATTGATACGTTAAATGATCTAGATCTAAAGATCAAGGTTCTTTGTTTGGATCGAGGGTTTTATTCTGTTGATGTTTTTAGATTTTTACAAGACGAAAAGATTCCTCATATTACTCCAGTAGTAAAAAGAGGAAACAAGATCAAGCTACTACTTATAGGCAGAAGTGCAAGATCTGCTAAATATGTAATGAAAAATCCTCAGAAGGAAGAGGTTAGTCTGGATATCGTTATCGATGTCAAGTACCTGAAGGGTAAAAGGAACAAAACAGGGTGTGAAAATCTTGGATTTGTAGTCTATGGGCTTAAATGGAAACCCAGGAAGATCAGTAGTGTATACAGAAGAAGATTTGCTATTGAATCATCTTACAGGATGAGAAATATAGTCAAACCAAAAACATCCACAAGAGACGTAACTTTAAGATATTTCTTTGCACTGGTATCGTTCCTGATTAGAAATACATGGCTCTTCATTCAGAAAAAGCATTTTACGATTGTAAAACAGGGTCCTCAGATAATTGATGAGGACAAATTCAGATTTGATAGATTTATCCTGTTTGTTGGAGAATGGCTTAGAAGAAAGATGAAGATTCAGTTGGTTGTACGGTGTTTGAGGTAG
- a CDS encoding ISH3 family transposase, producing MSFLKFNSSTPSKVELRPKQCINAVLKPLTDNIAININGSLTCKDLFYAAICMAVEKSSVHSMSKHYQDVPCETSTRYHLNKLDLEELIRLNAKILLQGPISTLKTEKKYEFAIDFTNDPYYGETDSSNENYVIRGQAKKSTNSFYSYISLSIINKNERFTISVLPVERSETKINYLAYFVDLIGNLDLKIKVLCLDREFSSVDVFEFLQNKDIPHITPVVKKGNVIKRLLIGRKARDSQYVMKNPQKKEVRLNIVIDVKYMKGKRNKKGCENLGFVVYGLNWKPRKISTVYRRRFAIESSYRMRNIVKPRTSTRNVTFRYFFTLVSFLLRNTWLLIQKKHFTIVKRGPQTIDEDRFRFDRFILFVEEWFRRNLRVQLVVRCLR from the coding sequence ATGTCGTTTCTAAAATTCAATTCCAGCACCCCTTCTAAAGTCGAGTTAAGACCAAAACAATGTATCAATGCTGTTCTAAAACCTCTTACTGATAATATCGCCATTAATATCAATGGTTCTCTTACCTGTAAAGACCTATTTTATGCTGCTATATGTATGGCAGTAGAAAAAAGTTCAGTTCATTCCATGTCGAAACACTATCAAGACGTTCCTTGTGAAACATCTACAAGATATCATCTCAATAAATTGGATCTTGAAGAACTAATCCGGTTAAATGCAAAGATTCTACTTCAAGGTCCTATTAGTACTCTAAAAACTGAGAAAAAGTATGAGTTTGCTATTGACTTTACAAATGACCCTTACTATGGAGAAACTGATTCATCCAATGAAAACTACGTCATACGTGGACAGGCAAAAAAATCTACAAACTCTTTCTATTCATATATTTCATTGTCCATCATAAACAAGAATGAGAGGTTCACTATATCCGTTCTTCCAGTAGAAAGAAGTGAAACAAAGATCAATTACCTCGCTTATTTCGTTGATCTGATAGGGAACCTTGATCTTAAGATCAAGGTTCTTTGTTTGGACAGAGAGTTTAGCTCTGTTGATGTCTTTGAGTTCTTACAGAACAAAGACATTCCTCATATTACTCCTGTAGTTAAAAAAGGAAACGTGATCAAACGACTACTTATTGGTAGAAAGGCAAGGGATTCGCAATATGTTATGAAGAATCCTCAGAAGAAAGAGGTTCGGCTAAATATCGTTATTGATGTCAAGTACATGAAAGGTAAAAGGAATAAAAAAGGATGCGAAAACCTGGGTTTTGTTGTTTATGGGCTCAACTGGAAGCCCCGGAAGATTAGCACGGTCTATAGAAGAAGGTTTGCAATCGAATCGTCTTACAGGATGAGGAATATAGTCAAACCCAGAACATCGACAAGGAACGTTACTTTCAGGTACTTTTTTACATTGGTATCGTTCCTGCTTAGAAATACATGGCTCCTAATTCAGAAAAAGCATTTTACGATTGTAAAACGAGGTCCTCAAACAATTGATGAGGATAGGTTCAGGTTTGACAGATTTATCCTGTTTGTTGAGGAATGGTTTAGAAGAAACTTAAGGGTTCAATTGGTAGTGCGGTGTTTGAGGTAG
- a CDS encoding DUF131 domain-containing protein, producing the protein MRSPQDLSQLGSLLVLIGFFLVFAGMIVSSFNSSGTFGGLIMIGPIPIAFGSSPEITSTMLWAGVLIALIYLVARRKF; encoded by the coding sequence ATGCGTTCACCACAGGACCTTTCACAACTGGGTTCACTACTCGTGCTCATTGGATTTTTCCTTGTTTTTGCTGGTATGATAGTTTCTTCTTTCAATAGCAGTGGAACTTTTGGAGGCCTGATTATGATAGGTCCGATTCCCATTGCTTTTGGTTCATCTCCTGAGATCACGTCTACAATGCTCTGGGCAGGCGTTCTTATAGCATTGATCTATCTTGTTGCGAGGAGGAAGTTCTGA